A single region of the Lotus japonicus ecotype B-129 chromosome 4, LjGifu_v1.2 genome encodes:
- the LOC130713503 gene encoding probable inactive receptor kinase At5g67200 encodes MLLNHFKTTLFTLFIFTSSAAATVNDTTTLPPDAVSLLSFKREADQNDKLLYTLNERYDYCQWQGVKCSQGRVFRFVLQDLSLAGTFPADTLTRLDQLRVLTLRNNSLTGPIPDLSPLTNLKSLFLDRNHFSGAFPPSILSLHRLLTLSLSHNNLSGQLPVQLNLLDRLTSLRLDSNSFTGSLPPLNQTELRVLNVSANNLTGPVPVTPTLSRFKPASFSSNPGLCGEIVHRQCGNRSRFFDSPNGTVSPSAPLGQSEDSQGIVVVSSPERKKHKRIGLVLGLTVGAAILVASSLAVIVVLVRGQRKGNGSGKFPVVSPGMSSPAAVEVRGEVGRSEKVKKMEEAHRSGKLMFCCGEVQDYTLEQLMRASAELLGRGRVGSTYKAVLDSRLIVTVKRLDGGNTEAAGGEVFERHMEVVGRLRHPNLVTLRAYFQAKGEKLIIYDYQPNGSLFNLVHGSRSARAKPLHWTSCLKIAEDVAHGLAYIHQASSLIHGNLKSSNVLLGADFEACVTDYCLSFLADPSFTEDANSAAYKAPEARKSSQRATTKSDVYAFGVLLLELLTGKHSSQHPFLEPADLQDWVRAMRDDDGSEDNRLEMLTEVASICSATSPEQRPAMWQVLKMIQGIKDSVSIEDATYAGLS; translated from the exons ATGCTTCTTAATCATTTCAAAACCACACTCTTCACTCTCTTCATCTTCACTTCCTCCGCCGCCGCCACTGTCAATGACACCACCACGCTCCCACCAGACGCAGTCTCCCTGCTATCCTTCAAACGCGAAGCAGACCAAAACGACAAGCTCCTCTACACGCTCAACGAGCGCTACGACTACTGCCAATGGCAAGGAGTCAAATGCTCACAGGGTCGCGTCTTCCGCTTCGTCCTCCAAGACCTCTCCCTCGCCGGCACCTTCCCCGCGGACACCCTCACGCGCCTCGACCAGCTCCGTGTCCTCACGCTCCGCAACAACTCCCTCACCGGACCCATCCCTGATCTCTCACCTCTCACAAACCTCAAATCACTCTTCCTCGACCGCAACCACTTCTCCGGCGCTTTCCCGCCGTCAATCCTCTCCCTCCACCGCCTCCTCACTCTCTCGCTCAGCCACAACAACCTCTCCGGTCAGCTCCCGGTTCAGCTCAACCTCCTTGACCGCCTCACTTCCCTCCGGTTGGACTCCAACTCCTTCACTGGCTCCCTCCCTCCTCTCAACCAGACCGAGCTCCGGGTACTCAACGTCTCCGCCAACAACCTCACCGGCCCGGTTCCGGTGACACCGACACTCTCCCGGTTCAAACCGGCGTCGTTTTCATCCAACCCGGGTCTCTGCGGTGAGATTGTGCATAGACAATGCGGGAATCGCTCTCGATTCTTCGATTCTCCGAACGGCACCGTTTCGCCGTCGGCCCCGCTCGGGCAGAGTGAGGACTCGCAGGGAATCGTGGTGGTTTCTTCCCCGGAGAGGAAGAAGCACAAGAGAATCGGGTTGGTTCTCGGGTTAACGGTTGGGGCTGCGATTCTTGTTGCTTCTTCGCTTGCAGTGATTGTTGTGTTGGTTAGGGGACAGAGGAAAGGAAATGGAAGCGGGAAGTTTCCTGTGGTGTCGCCCGGGATGTCTTcgccggcggcggtggaggTGCGCGGCGAGGTTGGGAGGAGTGAGAAGGtgaagaagatggaggaggCGCACAGGAGTGGGAAGCTGATGTTCTGCTGTGGGGAGGTGCAGGACTACACGCTGGAGCAGCTGATGAGGGCTTCGGCGGAGCTTCTAGGGAGGGGGAGAGTGGGGTCCACGTATAAGGCGGTGCTGGATTCGCGGCTGATAGTGACGGTGAAGAGGCTGGATGGCGGTAATACGGAGGCGGCCGGCGGGGAAGTGTTCGAGCGGCACATGGAGGTGGTCGGGAGGCTTCGCCACCCGAATTTGGTTACTTTGAGGGCTTATTTTCAGGCCAAGGGAGAGAAGCTCATCATCTATGATTATCAACCCAATGGCAGCCTCTTCAACCTTGTTCATG GTTCTAGATCAGCAAGGGCGAAGCCCCTGCATTGGACATCATGCTTAAAAATAGCCGAAGATGTAGCCCACGGACTTGCTTACATACACCAAGCTTCTTCCTTAATTCATGGCAACCTGAAATCCTCAAATGTCCTACTCGGAGCGGACTTTGAAGCTTGTGTTACAGACTATTGTTTGTCCTTCCTTGCAGACCCTTCATTCACTGAAGATGCTAATTCTGCGGCTTACAAAGCACCGGAGGCTCGCAAGTCTAGCCAGAGGGCCACTACAAAGTCTGATGTGTATGCTTTCGGGGTACTACTATTGGAGCTTTTGACGGGTAAACATTCTTCCCAGCATCCTTTCCTTGAGCCAGCGGATTTGCAAGATTGGGTTAGAGCAATGAGGGACGATGATGGCAGTGAAGACAACCGGCTAGAAATGCTCACAGAGGTCGCCAGTATTTGCAGCGCGACCTCGCCCGAGCAGAGGCCGGCAATGTGGCAGGTCCTTAAGATGATTCAGGGAATAAAGGATAGTGTTTCAATTGAGGACGCCACATACGCAGGACTCTCATAG